CCCTGTCCGCGCGCGCGGACTTCCGCACGATCGCCCGCTGGGTCGAGCCGCGCTCGACCGTGCTCGACCTCGGCTGCGGCGACGGCTCGCTGCTGGCGCTGCTGATGGAGGAGCTGGATGTCACCGGCTACGGCATCGAGCTGAACGACGCGGGCGTGCTCGCGAGCGCGAAGAACAAGATCAACGTGATCCAGCAGAACCTCGAGGACGGCCTGCGCCTGTTCGAGGATCACAGCTTCGACATCGCGATCCTGTCGCAGACGTTGCAGACAATCCACCAGACGGCCGCGATCCTGCGCGAGACGGCGCGCGTCGGCCGCGAGTGCATCGTGTCGTTCCCGAATTTCGGCTACTGGACCCACCGGCTGTCGGTGCTGCACGGCCGCATGCCGGTGTCGAAATCGCTGCCGTACCAGTGGCACAACACGCCGAACGTGCGCGTGCTGACGATCAAGGATTTCGAGGCGCTCGCGCCCGAGGTCGGCGTCACGATCCTCGACCGCGTCGTGCTGCACGAAGGCCAGCCGATTCGATGGGGAGCGAACTGGCGTGGTAGTCTTGCTGTCTACCGCGTCAAGCGCAGCTGAGCCGGGGAGCCGTTGACGGAAGCACGGCCGGGGCTGGCCCGGCCCGCACGCACGGGCGGCCGTGCCCCCTGCGCCGTCCGCGCCGCCGCCTGCGCTGCCGCCGCAATCAGTCAACGCTACCCAGTTCCAGTCCATGTCGAAAACGCCACACGAGGCGCCCGCACTCACCGCTCACGAGGATCACCCCGGCTGGCGCGCCTATCTGAACACGCACATGCTGATCTGCGTGTTCCTGGGCTTCACGTCGGGCCTGCCCCTCTTCACGCTCGTCTACCTGGTGCAGGCATGGCTGCGCTCCGAGGGCGTGAACCTGAAGGAAATCGGCCTGTTCGCGCTGATCCAGTTCCCGTATACGTGGAAGTTCCTGTGGGCGCCGCTGATGGACCGCTATCTCCCGCGCCTGCCCGGCTGGCGGCCGGGGCGCCGGCGCGGCTGGATGCTGCTCACGCAGGTGCTGGTCGCGGGCGCGATCGCCGCGCTCGGCTTCGTGTCGCCGCGCGATTCGATCTGGACGGTAGCCGCGCTCACCACGCTCGTCGCGTTCTTCGGCGCGAGCTCCGACATCGTGATCGACGCGTACCGCCGCGAGTTGCTGCGCGACACCGAACAGGGCCTCGGCAACGCGGTGCACGTGAACGCGTACAAGCTCGCCGCGCTGATCCCCGGCTCGCTGGCGCTGATCCTGTCCGATCACATGCCGTGGGACGTCGTGTTCGCGATCACCGGCGCGTTCATGCTGCCGGGCATCCTGATGACGCTCGTCGTGCGCGAGCCCGAAGTGGTCGGCACGCCGCCGCGCAACCTGCGCGACGCGATCGTGCTGCCGTTCCGCGAATTCATCCAGCGCGACGGCTGGGCCGGCGCGCTGCTCGTCATCGCGTTCATCTTCCTGTTCAAGATCGGCGACACGATGGCCACCACGCTGTCGACGTCGTTCTTCCTCGACATCGGCTTCACGCGCACCGAGATCGGCATCGTCGCGAAAACCACCGCGCTGGTCGCGAGCGTCGCCGGCGGCATCATCGGCGGCGTCTGGCTCGTGAAGATCGGCATCGGCCGCGGGCTGTGGATCTTCGGCGCGCTGCAGATGGTGTCGACGCTCGGCTTTGCGTGGCTCGCCCAGCTCGGCCCCGGTTCGCCCGCGCTCGCGATGCTCTACGACTTCACCGTTTCGACAAGCCACGCGATCGCATCGGGGCTGTCGATGTTCGGCATTACCGTCACGCCGCAATTCAGCCCGATGACGGTCGCGCTCGCGCTCGTCTACGGCGCCGAAACCTTCACCACCGGCCTGACGATGGCCGCGTTCGTCGCGTATATCGCGAGCACGACCGACCCGCGCTATACGGCCACGCAGTTCGCACTGTTCACGAGCCTCGCGTCGGTGCCGCGCACGCTCGCGTCGGCCGCGAGCGGCTTCGTCGTCGCGAAGATCGGCTGGTTCGACTACTTCCTGGTGTGCACCGCGCTCGCGATTCCCGGCATGCTGCTGCTGTTCAAGATCGCGCCGTGGAACGGTACCGCGCGCAACGGCGAGGCCAGCCGTGCGCAGTAACCGCCTGCACGGCCTCGCGCGCGTTGCGGCTACGTTGAGCGTCAGTGCCGCGGCACTCGCCGCGACGTTCGCGCACGCGGCCGACGCCAGCGCGACCGCGGCGGGCTCCGCGCCGACCGCTGCGCCGGCTTCGCCGCCCGCGCCTTCGAATTCCGCCGCGCCCGCCCCGCCGTCCGCCGCCGAAGCCGCGCAGCCGACCGGCGGCGCCGTGCAGGCGAAGGCCTATACGCCGACGCCGCAGCAGGTCCGCTACGGCAACGCGATCGCCTTCCGCACGCTGATCCCGTCGCCGCTGCTCGAGCAGCTCACCGCGAACGAATACGCGCAAATCGTGCAGACGGCCGCCGACAGCAACCGCCTGCTGCCCGCGAACCAGCCGCGCGTGAAACGGCTGCGCGCGATCGTCGCGAAGCTCGCGCCGTATTCGGTGAAATGGAACGACCGCGTGAAGAGCTGGGCGTGGGACGTCAACGCGATCCGCTCGCGCGACATCCGCCTGACCTGCCTGCCGGGCGGCAAGATTCTCGTGTACGGCGGCATGCTCGACCGCATCCGCCTGAACGACGACGAGTTCGGCGTGCTGCTCGCGCACGGCATCGCGCATGCGCTGCGCGAACACGCGCGCAGCAACTTCAGCGCGACCTCGCAGACGTCGCTGCGCGCGGCCACGCTGCCGCCGCTGTTCGGCGTCGGCGATCCGCTGCCGCAGGCACTGAACCTCGGCGAGCGCCTGCAGGCGCTCCACTACGACCCGACCGACGAAACCGAAGCCGACGTGATCGGCGGCGACATCGCGTCACGCGCGGGCTTCGATCCGCGCGCGGCGGTCACGCTGTGGGACAAGCTCGCGGTCGCGACGCGCGCGAACAAGGCGACGGGCTTCATCTACACACACCCGTACAGCACCGCCCGGCGCCAGGATCTGCTGAACCGCCTGCCGGACCTGATGCCGCTGTACGCGAAGGCGATCGGCAAGCGCGTCGACATGCTGCCCGACTATGCGGGCATCAGCGCGCAGCGGCGCAAGGTCGTGCGGCGCTGAGCGCCGCGCGAAGCGATCGTTTCATGCGCCGACGTCGGCCGCGGCCGGCTTGGCCGACGCCGCGCCCGCCGGACGGCTGCCGCTCTCGCGCATCCAGCGCACTTCGTCACCCGGGCTGCGGCCGAACAGCCGCTTGAACTCGCGGCTGAACTGCGACGCGCTCGCATAACCGACGCGGGCAGCGGCCGTGCCGGCACCCACCCCGTCCCGCACCATCATCAGCCGCGCCTGGTGCAGCCGCGCGGTCTTCACGTACTGCATCGGCGATGTCGCCGTCACGTGCTTGAACTGCGCGTGGAATACCGCGAGGCTCATCCCGGCTTCGCGTGCGAGCGTCTCGACGTCGAGATCGGCCTTCAGTTCCGCATGAATGCGCCGCAACGCCTTCGCGATGCGGCCGAAATGATGCTGCTGCACGAGCGCCGCGCGCATCGCGTCGCCCTGCGCGCCCGTCAGCACGCGATACGCGATCTCGCGCATGATCGCGGGCCCCAGCACGCGTGTGTCGTGCGGCGACGCGAGCGCTTCGAGCAGCCGCACGACCGCATCGGCCAGCGGCGCATCTAGCGGGGTCGAATAGATGCCGAGCGGCTCGCTGACGGCCGCGCCGAGCGTCTCGTCGAGCAGGATCGCGAGTTCGGCGATCACCGCGAGATCGACGCGGATCGAGATCGCGAGAAACGGCTCGTCCATGCTCGCGAACGTCTCGCATTCGAACGGCAGCGGCACCGACAGCACGAGATACTGCTGCGCGTCGTAGACGAACGAGCGCTCGCCGAGATAGCCGAGCTTGCGCCCCTGGCACACGACGATGATGCTCGGCTCGTACAGCACGGGCATGCGCGGCGCCGGATGGGTCACACGGATGAAGCGCACGCCATCGAGCGCCGCGAGCGTGTCGCCCTCGTTCGGCGCGAGGCGCGTGTGCAGCTCGATCATGCGACGCTGCACGCGCTCGGCCGCGTCGGCCAAAAGGGGCTGGAAGCTCATGGGCATGGTCCTGTCCGGCAAGAGAATCTGGCTCGCAATGTAGCACCATGAACGTATTTTGACGGCTGTTCGCGGGCAATTCGAGAGGAATAGGCAAATCTTCCAGACCTTCGTGTATTTCGCCGCGGCGGTGCGCTCCTTACGATAGGCACCTGTCTCGCCGCATCGCCACATGGTGCGGCGGCAGTCTGTTTCGCCGGATGTTTTCCGGACAAGGAGCCATTGCATGAGCACAACCTATGCCTACGCGGCAACCGATTCGCAATCGCCGCTCGCCCCGTTCGAATTCCAGCGTCGCGCATTGCGCGACCTCGACGTCCAGATCGACGTTCTCTACTGCGGCGTCTGCCACTCGGATCTGCACCAGGCCCGCAACGAATGGCGCAACACGATCTATCCGGTCGTGCCGGGCCATGAAATCGTCGGCCGCGTGACCGCGACCGGCCCGCAGGTATCGCGCTTCAAGGTCGGCGAGCTGGTCGGCGTCGGCTGCCTCGTCGATTCGTGCCGCACCTGCCCGAGCTGCGCCGACGGCCTCGAGCAATATTGCGAGAACGGCTTCGTCGGCACCTACAACGGCCAGGATCGCGTGACGGGCGACGTCACGTACGGCGGCTATTCGACGCAGCTCGTCGTCGACGAGGCGTTCGTGCTGCGCGTGCCCGAGACGCTCGACCCGGCCGGCGCCGCGCCGCTCTTGTGCGCGGGGATCACGACCTACTCGCCGCTGCGGCAGTGGAACGTCGGCCCCGGCAAGAAGGTCGGCATCGTCGGTCTCGGCGGCCTGGGCCACATGGGCGTGAAGCTGGCGCGCGCGATGGGCGCGCACGTCGTGCTGTTCACGACGTCGCCGTCGAAGATCGAGGACGGCAAGCGCGTCGGTGCGCATGAAGTCGTGATCTCGAAGGACGAAGCGCAGATGAACGCGCACCTGAACAGCTTCGACTTCATCCTGAACACGGTCGCCGCGCAGCACGACCTGAACCCGTTCCTGCACCTGCTGAAGCGCGACGGCACGATGACGCTGGTCGGCGCGCCGGAGCACGACCATCCGTCGCCGCAGGTGTTCAACCTGATCTTCAAGCGCCGCCGCCTCGCGGGCTCGCTGATCGGCGGCATCGCGGAGACGCAGGAAATGCTCGACTTCTGCGCGGAGCACGGGATCACGTCGGATATCGAAACGATTCCGATGCAGCAGATCAACGCGGCCTATGAACGGATGCTGAAGAGCGACGTGAAGTACCGGTTCGTGATCGACATGGCGTCGATCAAGCACTGAGCGAGAAGGTGGGCTTGCGTGGCCTTGCGCAGGCCCGCAAGTGCGCCGAATCGAGATCGCGGGCACGACACCCTGGTAGTGCCCACGATATCGATCGGTACGTCAGTCCCTGTCCTGCAGCGAGAATTGAAACGGATTCTCCGGCGTATTGAATCCGAGCCGGAGCGCATCGCGGGTTTGAGCAAAGCGCCGCCCCTCGAACGTGTAGTACTCGACCAGTAATCCGGTCCGCACCGCATGCGTGTCGTCGAACAGATAGCTATTCTTCGGAAATGTGAGCTTCCCGTCGCTCGTCGCCGCAACGGCCCGGCATGACGAAAGCAGTCCGGGCAATTGCAGAAACGTTGGCTTACGCGCCAACGGATTCATCACCAGGAAAACTTGCCGGTATCGGCTGGCAGCCTCGCCCGACGCACTGCCGTTACCTTCCACGCAGATCAGCGGCGGGTGGGCACCGGTTCGCTCGGCGACGTACACATCGGCCGAGCCCGGATATATGTCGGACGCACGCTCGCCCGGGAACGCCGTCGCACGCGCAAACCGATAGACTCGGCCGTTGACTACGATGCGGTCTTGCCAAAGTTCAAGATCAAGTGCACGTCGCCTCAACTCGGCGTGCAGCGCCGCAAATTGGCCCGGCTTTCCCGGGTACGCATAAAGCACATGCGCGCCCGGCGTATTCGGGTCAACCTCTCGCCCGACCGGAGCGTGAAATACCGAGCCTGGCCGTGCCGCGTAAAACGCATCGTAGCTGTCGTACGACTCAGCCATGGCATCGCATGACAAGACGACCACGGCAGTGACCAGTATCGTTACGATTTTCATCGGTGTGCCTTCGCTCCCGTCGCCCCCAGAAAATCGGGATTGTATTTCCAGAAAATTGTGCTTCCGTAGGCCGCAGTTGAAACCCATACCGAATCGTAGCGGCCTCGTTCGGCCCCATCGACCGTTTTCCCGGTCTTCTTGTTCACCACTCTCCATCGCGTAACGAACGACCCCGGATTCTCCTGTACCTCGAAAATGTTGTGTGAAGGCGCCCCCCACTTAAACGTGTCTTTGACTTTCGGGTGTGATGCGTACACCGTCATGAAGTCACGACCATCCCACCAAAACGCACCATTCGATGGGTCCGGACCTTCATTTGCCAGCGCTTTGCGCGCCCACTCGACAGCCAACTTCATCCCCGGGTCAGCATCGAGGTTGTCGTCCGGGGTAGACATCAGCTTGTTGAACCGCTGATTGGTGCCATTCCACGCATAGGCATAGTTCCGGTCCGCTGCACGTAGTTGGGATACGCTCTTCCCGCCCCATGCCCGACACCGGTTTGCGACAGCAAAAGCGATTCCTCCGATTTCGTCCGAATCATTTGCGACGGACGCTTCACCGTATGCGATCGCAGCAAGCAATCGCAGGTCCTCGTTGATCACGTCGCTCATCGTGCCCCCCCTGTCCGCCACGCCACAACGGAAATATTGGGGTGCATTTTCATCGAAAACGAGCGCGTTCTACCGTGTACAAGAGGCACGTCATCAACGAGCGTGTATCCATTGCTCAGCACCTTGCAGCGCAATCCTTCGACAGGTTTTCTGGTGATTGCGTCGACAATCTCGAAAAATTGCTCGATATCGTCCTCAGAGGTGTCCGACATCAGTTCTGCACTCGAAGCCGTCGCGTGCGCAACAGCCGGTACACCATCGCTACGTGTCTCCAGAAATATTCCTGGATTGCGGCCGGCGAGGACCCGATTCGCTTTGCATGGACAGAGTACGAGGTCGCCTTCAACAACTACGTCTCGTCCTTTTTCCGACATCCCTTTGCCGGTTCCAAATATTTTGAATATCCCCTCGCAGTTGCCGCACGTCGCTTCATCGCCGCTCAGCGCCACGTGCTTTCGATCGTCATAAATCGTGGAGGAATAGGCGAACACGATTCCACGTGTCGTTGTAGGGTCGCCATGCCGAATCGCAGCCTTACGCACGACCGTCTCCAGTACGAACAGCATCAGCCAAAGTCGGCGAATACGCCGAATCAAACAACCCGGGAATTTCCTCGCCATCGCGAACCGTAATGCCGAACGCGTCCTGTGCGGCGGTCACGATACGATCGCCATTACTCAAATGTGATCCGACGAGTGCAACCGGCCTGTTACCCCACATGGCAGCAAAGCCGGCCCCATCAACGATAGTGGCCTCTGTACCGTCCTCGTATGCAACGATATCGCCAACTACTGCGAGACCCAGATCGTCGACCGTCGCATTGGTGGACACGCGCGTAACCTTCCCACCACGCTCGGTTCGCGCGCCGATAGTTGCGAAAAGATGCGTCGTTTCGTTGATTGCTTGTTTCGACATGCGGAGTTCTCCTGTCTGAACGGACCATCGCGGCCTACGAACGGCCGAGATGAGTGATTCGCGCTTTCGGACAACACGCGAATATCCGTCGAGCAGTCTCCACAAAACGAGGGGCCGTGAATATGGGATGAGTTCGAAAATGCGAGCGCTACTTGAACGGATCAGTGCTCCGTGGAAGTGGCATTCGTCAAACGCTGAAGGAGAAAAGCCGCCGGGCGGCCTGCGTGATCACCACCACAAATGAAACGGGCCGCATGTCAGACATGCGGCCCGTTTTGCATCCGGCGAACCGGCATCGCTACCGCGCTTGATGCGCAGCCCCGAACATCACTTCTTATAGTCGTAATCGATCGTCAGCGGCGCATGGTCGCTGAACTTGATGTCCTTGAAGATCGACGTGCTTTTCGCGGTACCGGCCACGCCCGGCGTCGCGATCTGGTAGTCGATCCGCCACCCGACGTTCTTCGCGTACGCCTGGCCGCGGTTGCTCCACCACGTGTACTGCTCCGCGCGCGGGTCGAGCGTGCGAAACACGTCGACATAACCGACGTCGTCGAACAGCTTCGTGAGCCACTCGCGCTCTTCCGGCAGGCAACCCGAGTTCTTCTGGTTGCTCTTCCAGTTCTTGATGTCGATTTCCTTGTGGACGATGTTCACGTCGCCGCACAGGATCACCTCGCGCTTCTTCTTCAGCGCGGCGAGGTGCGGCATGAACTCGTCCATGAAGCG
The nucleotide sequence above comes from Burkholderia pyrrocinia. Encoded proteins:
- a CDS encoding NAD(P)-dependent alcohol dehydrogenase; this translates as MSTTYAYAATDSQSPLAPFEFQRRALRDLDVQIDVLYCGVCHSDLHQARNEWRNTIYPVVPGHEIVGRVTATGPQVSRFKVGELVGVGCLVDSCRTCPSCADGLEQYCENGFVGTYNGQDRVTGDVTYGGYSTQLVVDEAFVLRVPETLDPAGAAPLLCAGITTYSPLRQWNVGPGKKVGIVGLGGLGHMGVKLARAMGAHVVLFTTSPSKIEDGKRVGAHEVVISKDEAQMNAHLNSFDFILNTVAAQHDLNPFLHLLKRDGTMTLVGAPEHDHPSPQVFNLIFKRRRLAGSLIGGIAETQEMLDFCAEHGITSDIETIPMQQINAAYERMLKSDVKYRFVIDMASIKH
- a CDS encoding AmpG family muropeptide MFS transporter; this encodes MSKTPHEAPALTAHEDHPGWRAYLNTHMLICVFLGFTSGLPLFTLVYLVQAWLRSEGVNLKEIGLFALIQFPYTWKFLWAPLMDRYLPRLPGWRPGRRRGWMLLTQVLVAGAIAALGFVSPRDSIWTVAALTTLVAFFGASSDIVIDAYRRELLRDTEQGLGNAVHVNAYKLAALIPGSLALILSDHMPWDVVFAITGAFMLPGILMTLVVREPEVVGTPPRNLRDAIVLPFREFIQRDGWAGALLVIAFIFLFKIGDTMATTLSTSFFLDIGFTRTEIGIVAKTTALVASVAGGIIGGVWLVKIGIGRGLWIFGALQMVSTLGFAWLAQLGPGSPALAMLYDFTVSTSHAIASGLSMFGITVTPQFSPMTVALALVYGAETFTTGLTMAAFVAYIASTTDPRYTATQFALFTSLASVPRTLASAASGFVVAKIGWFDYFLVCTALAIPGMLLLFKIAPWNGTARNGEASRAQ
- a CDS encoding exodeoxyribonuclease III, with product MMRVITANLNGIRSAAKKGFFDWLGEQKADCVCVQEIKVSADDLPAEFVEPHGFRSYFHHAEKKGYSGAGVYSRHEPDDVIIGFGSSEFDSEGRYVEARYGKLSVVSVYVPSGSSGEERQQAKYRFMDEFMPHLAALKKKREVILCGDVNIVHKEIDIKNWKSNQKNSGCLPEEREWLTKLFDDVGYVDVFRTLDPRAEQYTWWSNRGQAYAKNVGWRIDYQIATPGVAGTAKSTSIFKDIKFSDHAPLTIDYDYKK
- the metW gene encoding methionine biosynthesis protein MetW, with the protein product MNQQALNSLSARADFRTIARWVEPRSTVLDLGCGDGSLLALLMEELDVTGYGIELNDAGVLASAKNKINVIQQNLEDGLRLFEDHSFDIAILSQTLQTIHQTAAILRETARVGRECIVSFPNFGYWTHRLSVLHGRMPVSKSLPYQWHNTPNVRVLTIKDFEALAPEVGVTILDRVVLHEGQPIRWGANWRGSLAVYRVKRS
- a CDS encoding M48 family metallopeptidase codes for the protein MRSNRLHGLARVAATLSVSAAALAATFAHAADASATAAGSAPTAAPASPPAPSNSAAPAPPSAAEAAQPTGGAVQAKAYTPTPQQVRYGNAIAFRTLIPSPLLEQLTANEYAQIVQTAADSNRLLPANQPRVKRLRAIVAKLAPYSVKWNDRVKSWAWDVNAIRSRDIRLTCLPGGKILVYGGMLDRIRLNDDEFGVLLAHGIAHALREHARSNFSATSQTSLRAATLPPLFGVGDPLPQALNLGERLQALHYDPTDETEADVIGGDIASRAGFDPRAAVTLWDKLAVATRANKATGFIYTHPYSTARRQDLLNRLPDLMPLYAKAIGKRVDMLPDYAGISAQRRKVVRR
- a CDS encoding AraC family transcriptional regulator, producing the protein MSFQPLLADAAERVQRRMIELHTRLAPNEGDTLAALDGVRFIRVTHPAPRMPVLYEPSIIVVCQGRKLGYLGERSFVYDAQQYLVLSVPLPFECETFASMDEPFLAISIRVDLAVIAELAILLDETLGAAVSEPLGIYSTPLDAPLADAVVRLLEALASPHDTRVLGPAIMREIAYRVLTGAQGDAMRAALVQQHHFGRIAKALRRIHAELKADLDVETLAREAGMSLAVFHAQFKHVTATSPMQYVKTARLHQARLMMVRDGVGAGTAAARVGYASASQFSREFKRLFGRSPGDEVRWMRESGSRPAGAASAKPAAADVGA
- a CDS encoding PAAR domain-containing protein → MSKQAINETTHLFATIGARTERGGKVTRVSTNATVDDLGLAVVGDIVAYEDGTEATIVDGAGFAAMWGNRPVALVGSHLSNGDRIVTAAQDAFGITVRDGEEIPGLFDSAYSPTLADAVRTGDGRA
- a CDS encoding PAAR domain-containing protein, whose amino-acid sequence is MLFVLETVVRKAAIRHGDPTTTRGIVFAYSSTIYDDRKHVALSGDEATCGNCEGIFKIFGTGKGMSEKGRDVVVEGDLVLCPCKANRVLAGRNPGIFLETRSDGVPAVAHATASSAELMSDTSEDDIEQFFEIVDAITRKPVEGLRCKVLSNGYTLVDDVPLVHGRTRSFSMKMHPNISVVAWRTGGAR